The genomic stretch gccgccttcatcccatagtgcacctggtgccatctcttcctcaggtaagtgacgcacacacacccagctgtccacatgatgtagcctgattcatcagaccaggccgccttcatcccatagtgcacctcgtgccatctcttcctcaggtaagtgatgtatgatgtaacgTGATAGATCAGACCAGACCGCCTTCATCCCATAGTGCACCAGATTTCTAGCAGATTCTCATAGtttacctggtgccatctcttcctccGGTAAATGATGCACACGCACCAGGCTGTCCACGTGACGTaacatgattcatcagaccaagCCACCTTGTTCCATTGCTCCAGTGCCCATTGTAGGTGCCTTTTGGAGTGGACAAGAGTCAGCATGGGCACTATGACTGGTCGGTGGGTATGCAGCATCTCTGTCCTCTGTATCTAGACACCTTCCTACCATCACCAGCAGTGATGTCAGCAATCTGCTCTACAGCAGCCCTACTAACGGGCATATGGATAACCTGCACCCCACAGACATCAATGAACCTTGGGCTGTCAGGACCCGGTCTCATACTGTCTCCTCTCGGACTTATTTTGGTAGGTGCTAACTACAACATACCATGAACCCCCCACAAGGCCGTCCTGGAGATGCTCTGACCCAGTCACCTAGACCTCACAATTTGGCTCTTGTCTCTCAGATCCTTACATTTGCCTTGTTCACATGGTGCATTATACAGTGTTTCCTGCCCCCTGAAAGGCACCGCTGTCACCCGATTCTCAATGTTGTTATCTACTTCACCATTAATGCTATGGCTGATCAGTGTACATACATCTGAGCTTCAGATTCCCTGCCCTCAGTGTGCTAGGTATGATTTACTGTGACCTCTGAAGACGACCACCACGAAAACCCATAGGCCACACTCATTCCATCACTGGTAGAGTCGGCCACGTCTCAGCCCTCACAGTAAGCACAGCGATTCCCCACCTGCTTCTCATAAACCTGAGATTAGACCGGTCTATGGCTGTAGGGCACCTAGCTTCAGCAGGAGCTCTCCCCCACTGCACAGTAAGCACTGCTCATGAAGCTCCATACATGCAGAAATAGAAGGGATCAGGAGGAAGCGGACCTTCTGCATGAAGACTGACCAGCACtggttacttaaaggggtattcccatcttagacaatgggggcggATATGCCATTGTCCGatcggtgcaggtcccacctctagacCTGCACCTACAAGCAGAACAGAGAAAGTTGGAGGGCGCACTTTCTATGGAGCCGACAAAAAaagccaagcactggctcggctatttccttcgtgccccatagaaatgtataggagctttggccgcgcatgcgcggtgcgctcccattcgcttcaatgggggaggcggggagctgcgcctgggtggtggatggaccccgggaaacctggggtcctccagccacaactctccctggctctgttctccttgtaggtgcgggtcccagaggtgggaccccgcacctatcagacaatggggccatgccctagcgatatgcccccattgtctaagatgggataacccctttaattcatgtCTAGGTTTACTGCTGTACACTTCTAAATGCCGAACAAACAGCTACGTAGAGCCTGCGTCTCCAATTGTGTATTCGGGGGTCTTACCAATGTCCCAGGCTGGCGTTCTACTGGTTTCTATTCACACACAGGCAGGAGGAGAAGTTAGCTACTTCCTCCTGCACCCCTAGGTGACCATGAAATAATTTTTCTTGAAAAACAACGGAATACGAGAAATAAGGCCCCTATCCCAACCGCCCCAGGGCCCTGAGGTCTAACATGGCCAGCAATGGGAAGCGTCAGACACCTTTCAATCCACAATTCCTACAGAAACGCACCAGGTGATGATATAAACAGAAGTCGTCTCATAAGCAGGAATCACAGATCTGCAGGAGAGGCACTTCTGAGGTCTCCCAGAGCAGAAGTCATCTCCTGGAGGAGCAGCCTTCAAAGAAAACAGATGGTTGATAATTAGAGGGAGCGCTTACTCAGTTGTTGGTAGTCCTCCAGTAGAAAGCTCCATTTTCTGGTTTTCGTGTCTGTAATGAAATAAGAATTTTAGAGAAAAATAGGACAAAATCCAAGATGTAAACCCATAAAAATGAGCATCGACACAAGctgtggcagaggagccatcacGTCGTATAGGACTGTGCCCAAATTATCTTACAGACCGCTCCTGAGGAAATGAAgcctaaaagggttgtccagaacTTGGACGGCTTATCCTCGGGATGACCCCCTCCCTCCACCAGTAGAGCAGGAACTACAGCACCACTCACTGTGTAGTGACGGAGCTggtaccattcacttcaatggaagctGCTGCAGTTATCAGACTCGACCACTACACAAAcagcccccactgatctgatattgatggcctatcctgaggatagactatcagcatcaaaatcctggacaaccccttaaaggcaaTGTCTACCTTTGCAGTgagttttaaaaattattttcataCCAAAAGTCCTGAACTGCTGTTAGAGTGACACTTTAGAAAACATTTTGACAAGTCATAGCAACAAAAGGTTTTAATCGGTGAGTGTCCAAGTGATGAGACCCTGGCAATTGCTAAAAATAAGGAATTGGGAGTGCTGCTCTTCCTTGCTGCTGAATATTGAGGCCATATTcatctccttccccctctggcagctaaTAATATAGTCCCTTCCTACTTCTTCTGGAGAAGGGATCTGCTCAGCTGTACTGCAGGGGCTCAGAGACCGGCTGTAAGGAgagtgactgagcatgtgtgaccaccactcGGAAGTGCACATTGCTATACAGTGTACACCGGGTGGCGCCATagttttgcatttatttttatttatgcgaCTTATGAAAATGTGGGCACTGTAGGATATGTTAATTAGGTGGGTGACAGATTTATAAAAGAGAGTCACAAAAACAGGCGCGATATTACTCCAGTAACATTTCTAGTAAAAAATTGCCAAATCTAAAGGTGCGCCAAATTTGTCAAAGTGCAACCTACAGATTTGGCGCAAATTATAACAACGTGGACTCAAGCAAAAGCAACTTCAAAATCCCCCTTGTGATATAATACGATGGGACCTAATTTGCATAAGCCGCTTTCGGGGTATTTTACCACTATTTCTATAAcctcactgacccccccccccccccccccgacatttCTCTTCCGTTTCGCTGCTCCGTCTCGTCCGCTGCTTTTCTTGACATTTAcacgcaggttttttttttctctttctgaaaGATGAAGCATCTGAATTTCCCGCTGTCTGACAGGTCTCCTCTAACCGCGGCACAAAGGCTCcagacgagacgcggctgaaatgTAAAGTGCGGCCGCTTCACCCCTGGTCTCAGGTCACGTCTCGGCTGTTCGCCGCCGTCTCGGGAGACTTGCCTTCCTTTCTGCATACATGGCATTCCTCCGTCTCATACATTATTCCTCTGACCTGACAAGGCTTTTAAAATGGACAAAACCAGAATTCCCTGATCTGTTTAAGTCGGTGGAGCTCCGAGCGAACAtctattgggggaggggggggggactcaTAGACCTCAATGGTCTGGAGACAAATGATGAAAGGCACTGATCCAAAGGGGCGGGGCTTTGTTAACTTTCATTAACGCCGTAAATTACTGCCGGTATGACCTTTTACagcagtcattaaggggttaaagagagaaCCAAAAATACTGTTCCTGTCCCCCCCGATCGTGCTACAAACACAGCTGCCTCCATTGCTCCGGGATCGCAGGTCACATGACCATGCTGCTGGGCGTAACTAGACCGGCACAAGTaataaaaaatcttaaaaattATACTGGTTCTCTTAGTTAtatctgtttctggaaaaaaaatgggtGCCAGATATGTCCGCCATGACAGCGTAATCACCCACCTTTCCTGGAGTCCTTGGTCTTCAGCAGCAGGATGTGCAAGGAGATTGGAATAGAAGAACCAATATagcagtaagggctcattcagatcgccgtaagtgttttgtggtgcgcaaattgcagatccgctcCACATGCGTTTTGTATTCTGCGGAACGCACAGGGCCAACGCTGTATAGAAATGCCCAAGAATGGGATGTGCTGTATATTATTTGCGGGGTCGCGGAAAGGAactacggtgtgctgtccgcatcttttgcggcaccattcattccgcaaaattgcagaacggatgcagacccagttatatggtcgtgtgaatgagccccaaggCCGCCATCCAGCTTTCCCAAACAGTCTCTTTTCAGTGCAGTAAGGTGGATGACAACCCCCATCGGAGCCGTTATTCCTTGAAACTTGACTCACACAGTGGGtgttgtcatccagctttcccggACTCCTGATATCCTGGTCtggagtcttaggcccctttcacacgggcgagatttccgtgcggctgcaatgcgcgagttgaacgcattgcacccgcactgaatcccgacccattcatttctatggggctgttcacatgagcggtgattttcacgcatcacttgtgcgttgcgtgaaaatcgcagcatgctcctctttgtgcgtttttcacgtaacgcaggccccatagaaatgaatggggttgtgtgaaaatcgcaagcatccgcaagcaagtgcggatgcagtgtgattttcacgcacggttgctaggagacgatcgagagtgagacccgatcattattattttcccttataacatggttataagggaaaataatagcattctgaatacagaatgcatagtacaatagcgctggaggggttaaaaaaaaaaataataatttaactcaccttagtccacttgctcgcgcagccggcatctccttctgtcttgatcttagctctgtgtagcaacaggtcctgttgctacacacagctaagatgaagacagaaggagatgccggctgcgcgagcaagtggactaaggtgagttaaattattattattttttttaacccctccagcgctattgtactatgcattctgtattcagaatgctattattttcccttataaccatgttataagggaaaataatacaatctacacaacaccgatcccaagcccgaacttctgtgaagaaggtggggtttgggtaccaaacatgagcgatttttctcacgcgagtgcaaaacgcattacaatgttttgcacttgcgcagaaaaatcgtgtgtgttccgcaacgcacccgcacattttcccgcaacgcccatctgaaagaggccttaggcttattgcacacgaacgtgtgcgctcagTGGCTGTATTTGCGGGtccacaaatctggagatgcagaaTGGAAGCACGCAACCCTACGgaggcactacggagtgcttctgtggggtttcatcccgtactccgttccgcaaaaagatagaacatgtcctatgattTTGTGGAacagccggatcgcggacccattaaagtgaacgggtCCATGATCCGCTGCGGCTTCCTCGCGGTGGGTGTTCGTGCGGGCCCAGCACGGCCACAGGGCGCACATGTTCGCGTGCAAGAGGTCTTAGGACGCCTTCACATgccgcagattttgttgcagaacatCCCACTGTTGTAATCCATGCGTtttcagccccattcaaatgacTGAACTGATTTTCAGGCGCAGATTTTTTTGCAGCAAAATCGGCGGCGTGTGAGGGCGCCCTAAGAAGGTTGGTGACCGTCCCTGCTGGTGACATAATGTCGGCTACATTGGCTCCCACCCActtttcccagactcctgaaacACTGCAGAACTAGTGATTATGCAGGACTCTGGGAAAGTTGGGTAGTAGTCCCTGTGGGCACAAGAACCCAATCACCTCCTTACCGTAGTTGCGGGAGCTCATCTGCTTGAACAGGCCGATGACTTCCACGTGATACCCGATGTCCACCTCAAAGCGGGAGCGAGacaccagcaggcacttgcccttTAAGGTGGCGCTCGGTCTCTGCCAGTTGTTGCACATGGCCAAAAGAGCACCGACGGTGGTGCCCCCACTGGCTGTGGAGATTAGTGCCGGGATATCGATGTCCTCCATTCCTTCCAGGGGTTTTAGGGCAACGTTCTGCAGCCTCTGGACCTCGCTCACTGCAGACAAACAGGACGGTCGTGtaagactgtgttcacaccacgcatatactgtacatcaagaCCGCAGTAATCAGTCACACAGAAGCGGTACGGGAAATATTTCAGTTCAATATACACCGCAGCAACGCAAGTATCGCTGACCGAGCCGACAGCTGAAGCCGGGAGACATTGCCGTGCAGCTTTGGATGTAACTGGAGTATATGGTACGGCAAGTACACATACTTACTCAGACTCGGGTAATCTTCTATCCCGAAATTCCACATTTTAGTTGCAGGATCTAAAAGAAGAACAGAGCGCCCATTATAAACACGACTGGACTGCGGCCGCAGGTGTGTGGCGTACGGCAGCTGGGCCGCAGGTGTGTGGCGTACGGCAgctgtggtggggggaggggtctaAACTTTCTATCAGTCCTTCCAGTGGAGAAGACTACAGTCCGTCTCTAGTCCGAAAGGGCTGACAACAGAGGACAACAGATTGCATCCGCTGCAAATTAGGTAAAAGTGAAGATTTCCTGCAATGTCTACTGATATTaccagactttaaaggggttctccaggaccaTCATCAATAAGCGATCGGTGGAGTCCAATTTCCAGCACTCCCACCAAATAGCTATTTGAAGGGGCCGTGTCCCTCAGGTGAGCGCTGCGGCCCCTTCGTACTGTACCAGGCACAGCGCcattcattgtatagtggctgtacctggtactgcagctcaatccCAATCACTTGCACATGTGAACGAAGGACGTGACGTCATTGActgaggaagaggccacagccaTAACCTCAATACCACAGCCCCTCCCAAACGCTGATTGGTAGGGGGACCAGGAGccggacccccgctgattagatattgatgaccgattcTGCGGACAGCTACTCAATATTTAACtagtggaaaaccccttaaatagGACACTACCCACAGACAGGATGCACTGAGGGGCTACATCACTGACGGGGAGTCCGGGCCTCATTAGGTGCAGCGTTAAAGTCAGTGAATAATGCTAATTTTCAagatcactgcttgctgtcagtaaatgaaAACATTTTTGTTCACAGCCAGTACCCAGTCCACAGAGTGTGCATGTACCCGGGTGTGCTGGATGACTAGATATGCCGGAGTATCAGATCTCCGACCTAGACTATTGGATGCCAGAAGATGACCACCCGCCATGAGGTGCACTCACCgtaatttttgctggggatcccTTTGAAGAGGCAGATGAGTTCTGCGTTATATCCGACCTCGACCCGGAACCTCTCATCGCCATGTTTGACGCATCTCCCTTTAATGGCGGCTGCAGCTTTTTTGACAGGAGCGGCCTCTGAGCTACTAGCGCTGCCCATCATCTCCCTCCCGTTTGTCCGTGGCACTGGCCCCGCGGCCTTCCCACCGGAGGTTGTTGTCCCCAATCCATAAAACTTAGAAGCGGTACTTGGGCTCTTCACTGGCTCCGCCCCAGCTTTCCCGGATCCTGAATGGATATCGTACATCTGAGGGGAAGCACCATGAGGTTTGGAGGAGCCTTGGGGAACGTTTTTGGTCACCTCAGGCTGAAATGTCCAGCCAGCAGTTATACTAGAGCCCACCCTTGCTGGAGCGGTGGTCTGCGGTTTATTACCCGCCATGTACTCCTGGGCGGGGCCGGCTGCGGTATAATCCACCCTTGCTGGAGCGGTCGTCTGCGGTTTATAACCCGCCGTGTACTCCTGGGCGGGGCCGGCTGCGGTATAATCAACCCTTACTGGAGCGGTGGTCTGTGGTTTATTACCCGCCGTGTACTCCTGGGCAGGGCCGGCTGCGGTATAATCCCCCCTTACTGAAACGGTGGTCTGCGGTTTATTACCCGCCGTGTACTCCTGGGCGGGGCCGGCTGCGGTATAATCCACCCTTGCTGGAACGGTCGTCTGCGGTTTATAACCCGCCGTGTACTCCTGGGCGGGGCCGGCTGCGGTATAATCCACCCTTACTGGAGCAGTGGTCTGCGGTTTATAACCCGCCGTGTACTCCTGGGCGGGGCCGGCTGCGGTATAATCCACCCTTACTGGAGCGGTGGTCTGTAGTTTATTACGCGCCGTATACTCCTGGGCGGGGCCGGCTGCGGTATAATCCACCCTTACTGGAGCGGTGGTCTGCAGTTTATTACGCGCCGTATACTCCTGGGCGGGGCCGGCTGCGGTATAATCCACCCTTGCTGGAGCGGTGGTCTGCGGTTTATAACCCGCCGTGTACTCCTGGGCGGGGCCGGCTGTGGTATAATCCACCCTTACTGGAGCGGTGGTCTGTAGTTTATTACGCGCCGTATACTCCTGGGCGGGGCCGGCTGCGGTATAATCCACCCTTGCTGGAGCGGTGGTCTGCGGTTTATAACCCGCCGTGTACTCCTGGGCGGGGCCGGCTGCGGTATAATCCACCCTTGCTGGAGCGGTGGTCTGCGGTTTATAACCCGCCGTGTACTCCTGGGCGGCAGCAGTGGTTTGCATAGTTGGCGGATTCTTGACATTATTAGAGGCGTTTCCAGTTGTACCGTATTTAAAGCTATCGACCTTCCCGGCTTCTTTGGCGGTCGGCTGCACATTTTGCAGGTGGTTGCCCCCGGTTGGCTGAGGCTTGGTATTATAGATGGCGGATGCGTTCTGATTAATTCCGTTTTTCTGGGTGGCGAGTCTCTCTGCTCTCCGCGCCAAAGCCTTCTGCCGGTTCGCCTCGATCCTCCTCTTCTGCTCCTCGGTCAGACAGGTGGACATTGTCATGGATTTGACCCCCGTCTAAAATCACCTGCCAGAAAACAGAGAACGGTCAGTCACCGCGCACGGTGCTATCATTAGGCCCTGGGTCTATGGCGGCTTTATGCCCCAGCATTGTCACACTTTGTATTCGGAATAGATCAGAGCTTGAAGCTGGACAAGAGTGGGTGGAGCTACCAGTGGCAGCACACTGTGTGGGCGGGGCCATGTGCCTCCACTGGCGGCGTACTATTGTGACAGATCAATATCAGCCCCCAATTCAACCGCCGCCGCTATTCATTTAAAGGGCCATGCACTACTAAATACTGAGCCGATGAATAGTATTAGTTGCAGACGGATTTCCACATAATCTAAAAATAAAACTCTGATGGAAATCCCAGCTTGTCCCATCGTTATATATACGGTAGCTGCTTATATGTGGCGCAATGGCGGACAGCTGACGTCATCCCGCCCAGCCAATCAGGACACACCAACTAGTAAGACACAAGCCTATGTTACAGGGGGAACAGTAAGACACAAGCCTATGTTACAGGGGGAACAGTAAGACACAAGCCTATGTTACAGGGGGAACAGTAAGACACAAGCCTATGCTACAGCGGGAACAGTAAGACACAAGCCTATGCTACAGCGGGAACAGTAAGACACAAGCCTATGCTACAGCGGGAACAGTAAGACACAAGCCTATGTCACAGGGGGACAGTAAGACACAAGCCTATGTTACAGGGGGACAGTAAGACACAAGCCTATGTTACAGGGGGAACAGTAAGACACAAGCCTATGTTACAGGGGGAACAGTAAGAGGGGGAACAGTAAGACACAAGCCTATGTTACAGGGGGAACAGTAAGACACAAGCCTATGTTACAGGGGGGACAGTAAGACACAAGCCTATGTTACAGGGGGACAGTAAGACACAAGCCTATGTCACAGGGGGACAGTAAGACACAAGCCTATGTTACAGGGGGAACAGTAAGACACAAGCCTATGTTACAGGGGGAACAGTAAGACACAAGCCTATGTTACAGGGGGAACAGTAAGAGGGGGAACAGTAAGACACAAGCCTATGTTACAGGGGGAACAGTAAGACACAAGCCTATGTTACAGGGGGGACAGTAAGACACAAGCCTATGTCACAGGGGGACAGTAAGACACAAGCCTATGTCACAGGGGGACAGTAAGACACAAGCCTATGTTACAGGGGGAACAGTAAGACACAAGCCTATGTTACAGGGGGAACAGTAAGAGGGGGAACAGTAAGACACAAGCCTACTGTTACAGGGGGAACAGTAAGACACAAGCCTACGTTACAGGGGG from Bufo gargarizans isolate SCDJY-AF-19 chromosome 8, ASM1485885v1, whole genome shotgun sequence encodes the following:
- the SMARCAL1 gene encoding SWI/SNF-related matrix-associated actin-dependent regulator of chromatin subfamily A-like protein 1 → MTMSTCLTEEQKRRIEANRQKALARRAERLATQKNGINQNASAIYNTKPQPTGGNHLQNVQPTAKEAGKVDSFKYGTTGNASNNVKNPPTMQTTAAAQEYTAGYKPQTTAPARVDYTAAGPAQEYTAGYKPQTTAPARVDYTAAGPAQEYTARNKLQTTAPVRVDYTTAGPAQEYTAGYKPQTTAPARVDYTAAGPAQEYTARNKLQTTAPVRVDYTAAGPAQEYTARNKLQTTAPVRVDYTAAGPAQEYTAGYKPQTTAPVRVDYTAAGPAQEYTAGYKPQTTVPARVDYTAAGPAQEYTAGNKPQTTVSVRGDYTAAGPAQEYTAGNKPQTTAPVRVDYTAAGPAQEYTAGYKPQTTAPARVDYTAAGPAQEYMAGNKPQTTAPARVGSSITAGWTFQPEVTKNVPQGSSKPHGASPQMYDIHSGSGKAGAEPVKSPSTASKFYGLGTTTSGGKAAGPVPRTNGREMMGSASSSEAAPVKKAAAAIKGRCVKHGDERFRVEVGYNAELICLFKGIPSKNYDPATKMWNFGIEDYPSLMSEVQRLQNVALKPLEGMEDIDIPALISTASGGTTVGALLAMCNNWQRPSATLKGKCLLVSRSRFEVDIGYHVEVIGLFKQMSSRNYDTKTRKWSFLLEDYQQLMEASLRIQQVEVEPLPRPVVQAFASQFEKTSVSRPEVPDVDLSAVDSKLVSSLMLFQREGVSFAISREGRLLLADDMGLGKTIQAICIAAYYRKEWPLLVVAPSSVRFTWAEAFHRWLPSVRSDSINVIVTGRDSHSAGLINIVSFDLLGKMDKSITSSFKVIIIDESHFLKNVKTARCKSAMPLLKNAKRVVLLSGTPAMSRPAELYTQIAAVRPNFFPRFHDFGVRYCDAKQMPWGWDYSGSSNMNELKLLLEESIMIRRLKSEVLSQLPAKQRKMVVIAPEGINAKTKAALAAAAKEMAQGFKSKVQEKEALLLFYNRTAEAKIRSVIEYILDLLESGREKFLVFAHHKLVLDNVCEELGKKNVGFIRIDGTTPSADRQALCQKFQFSEKSCVAVLSITAANMGLTLSSADLVVFAELFWNPGVLIQAEDRVHRIGQTSSVNIHYLVAKGTADDYLWPMIQEKIKILGQAGLSEANFSETTEAADYFYKDPKQKTIYDLFQRSFSEDGAADDADEALLLEACEEFDQGIQEGNLCKKRKIEDYF